The region TTTATGGAAGAATACAGAAGGTGAGATAATGACAAATAGATAATATTTTGTCACCCAAGAACAAACTAGTTCAGGCGCAAATAGAGGCACACAAGTAGCTGGTGGGTAGCGTTTCTGTTGGTATATATGGGGAATAATAGACTAGACTATGCAACTAATGTCTTTTATAACTATATTAAATCATATAGAATACAAAATGATACTGCAGAAACGCAATCAGAAGACAATACAGAGATAAGGTAGGTAGTGATAACACAAATTTTACAGGGAAGGAACAATAGTGTTTGTAGTGAAAGACACGTAGCACAAACAGACAGGGTaaagtggttttgtgttttaagCCTGCATTTTTACACCTTCCTGACTTTTACCTTTTAACTTCTGAATTTTTTACACGTTTCCTATTAGCATTCAAGCTCCTTTTCATCAGTaaccaatatattttaaatggattCTTCTGCTCCCCCAGTTTTGGATTTGATATGCCTCTATTTCTGTTTAGATGTCTTACTAGTTTCCACAGCTGAAATACATTGGTTTACCACTGGAAATGTCTCAGTGGTAAACTGTCTCAGCCTTGTCAACAGCCTTGCCTTGAGTACTTGAGTACTCAAGTGCAAACTTCAGGTAGGACTTAAAATGTTTAAACTGATATAGAGCAGCGCTACAGCAGCAATCATTCATCCTTAAAACTtaacaggatttaaaaaaaaaaaaaaacaaaacacgtTAATCTAACCATACATTCCTGGCACTCCGGCAATCACATCTGACAACTGAgtaaattcttcattttatcTTCTAAAGACACAGAGAAAACCAACTGACAGTTGATCTTTGCTATGGCCTGAAGGGACTGAGATAGAGGGCCACTGTAAGAACAAGTGGAGCCACCGTCTCCCCAGGATCTCTGGTTCTTCTGGAATACCAGAATTCTAAAAAGGACACAATCATTTTTAGTTTTATCTAAGCTCTTTTAGCTTGCAAGCAAAACACGCAACTTTCACGCATGACATAATCAACTGCGAAAATTATCGACTTTGTATTGGTTTACACTTTGTCTGAGAAAAAAGTAAACCAAACTAGTGTTAAAGGACCATAAAAGAACACTCCGAAAAAGCCTGGAGTGTCATTTTTTCCAGTGTAGGTGTACAGTATGTATGAGGAGAAGCTCAAAAAGGTATCTCAAAGgattttgaaaagcttttcatTGCTGGTGACACATTTTTCCCTGAAATAAGCCACTTCCTTTCTAAAACCCACACAACACCTCAGTGTCAAGATTCAGTAACTTCTCGAAgtctgtgtatatatttttcttacacAAAACACGGAAGTCTTAAAGTCTAAATACTTTCCATGATTTAAGATATAACTATATCATCAGTCATGTCAGATTTCAAACATTTCCATTCAGTAAAGAACACATTCTCTTTGTCCCAGGCTGAACACATGCCATATCCGAGTGTCATGAAGTACAATGGGCCCTCATCACTATCACAGGCAtttgagacctgtcatggtacTGAAAAGTTAGCACAGCCAGTTGAAGTTGAGGACAAAAATTTCTTCTGAGCTACCTGCACAtgaataatggatttttttaatgtgcaaaaTCAAAGCATAGCATGATGGAAGTAAAACCTGAGGGACTCTAAGCTAATGATAATACACTGTACATCACCATTAAACTTTGGAATGTTAGCTCCTCCAGGATTTCTTTGGAATTCTCCCTATAAATAAAATCCAAAGTATCAGtttgtttatgttttcttttaagactCCCAACTTCACTTGTCTGTTAACCACAAAACAGAAGTGCTAAAAGTTCTCTGTTAAAGCACAATAATCTGCATTCTGACACTTTGCACTAGGAAGCAGCTGCAACAAAGTGTGTATCTGTAGCATAAAAAGTCAGAAGACAAACAAGTATTTGCCCATGGACTGAAAAATGCTCATCATTctgaaccaaaaccaaaccttgCTGCATTCAACCgagtgaaaacaaaaagctaatTATATTAAGTCACTGTGGTAATGTTCATGgatttttgttagtttgttacTGGCGTAAAGCAAAAGTGAAGGAAGATATCTATACAGGAGAGGCAAAAACAAATTATAGAAAATTAAGATAAACAACATTAACCAAATGCAATCTAAGCACCTGCTGATTTTACTTGTGGCTTATATTTTTGAAACTGCCTACACTGTCCTTAATACATAAGTCAAAACCCGAATACAGgcattataaataaaaatcataaatcaaaatgaaatgcCAGTGAAGAAATACCTGCTTCTCTATTAACAGCTGCAAGCAAAGTAGTATAGTACAGTATCTAGAAAATTAGACTTAAGCTTGAGACCTGCGCTCTATTCCTAGATTATCTGGCATATAATTAGTAAGGCTTTTCAATTTCCTGTGCCTTACTTTCAATTCTGACTCTTGTCAAAGCTTGTtgcttattaaatatttatacatatatattcctATAAACGCCCTGTTCTTGGTGCTGTTCCTGAGGAATTCACCATACTACAAAACAGCCCGTGCCCCCATAAAGACAGCACAACTATAAGAACAACTTCATTAAAAGACTAGATTCCTTGCTACCCTGACAACAATCAAACTAAAAATGCTTAGTTCATAGTAGCTTTAATTTCCTGCAAGGACTGCACATTTACAGACATCTGACCTTCTTCTTGCTCAGACATCactaaaaccaaaaatcttAGTGTCATAAAGTGGTTAACAATTCCGTTAATGGTGCCAAAATGGAATAGAATCTAGCTCACTCACCAGTATCTGTGTTTGCTCCACAATGCTAACAccagcaaaaagaaatgaaaatgtagtTTACCTAGAAAAAGCAGGCAGAAATGAAATGAATATGCACAGAATGCAGATCCTTTTGACTAAGAGGGTACCATTTTTACATACACATTTTTTAGAAATCTGAGCTTTTGTTAAAGGTTTCTCAGAGAAACCATAAAAATTAGCTAAATTTCATGAAACAAAAATTCTTGCTTCTCTTCACCATAGTGAACCCAAACTTACTACAATAGTACATTTCAAATTGCAATCTCTGAATGTCACTAATACCCACTGCTGAGGTGAAACAAAGGACACCTGAAAAATGCCACATATGTCATCAGTCAAACAGAAATTTATATTAAGATTCCATTCTTTGATTTATGGACAAAGAGACTCAAAATAGtcaaatgaaatattcaaataataTCCATCTTCATCAGCTATTACTTCCATACATTGATATGGTGATGAGTAAATACTCCACAAGAAACTCTCCTCTAAAATCCCCATATTCTCATTACAAAGAGTAAGACAATTTTCACTCAGTCTTCCTAAGTCTGTATTTCTTAACAAATTGTTCAGGAGTTCTTTCAAACTGTATCATTTTAGTCTCTGCAGTCTACAACCACTTTACAGGCTCTAGTCATCTTTTGGTCATTTTATTACCAGAAAGTTCTACAGAAGGGCAACGGGTTCTTTTCTAAAGTAATCCTACCAACACTAAGCATCCAAATCAATTACTTGACCAACAAACCATTGATACGCATCAGAagtcacaattttttttaatggaccaTTTTTAAGTAAGAAATGTAGCATATCCACAAACCAAATGAACACTTCAATAACAACACAGGCTCCAGAAAACCATGAACCATTTCATAAGAATCATTCATCTCCACAACCAcccaaaaacacaaaccacaattAGCTTTTACTTTTGATAAAAATGTATACTTCAGCAAACAGTTTGCATAAAGAAGGAACTGGCTGCGATACTAAAACAGAGACCCATTCCCATTGAACTGCATTAGGACAGCAATTTGGGAAGACCAAGAGAGCTGgcttcaagaaataaaataaatacatcaccATTGCCTTTGACTCTTGTTTCATCACATTGTTTTCTGATGCAGAGTAAACAGAGCAGCTTCACAAAAGAAATTTCTCTGAGTTCCCTACAGAAAATCCGGAGGTCAAAATGACCATCAGCACTCAGCAGTATAGATAATTTGGACTGATGACATTTCCTCATCATCTGAACAGCAGCTTGGACATAATGAGTTGAACACAAAATCTAGTTAAGAGTTTATCAGCTGTCTATACTTCACACAAACCAACGAAGTATGTAAATTATCCATAAAAATTCAACTCAATTtccaaagaaactgaaaagcagagaagtaTCCACTTTCAGCACttcagaagtttatttttactGCATGAATTACAATGTGAtgacatttttgcctttttttttttctcctaaccACAATTCATTGTCAACATTTAATACAAAAATGCTTTAATAACTTTGAAAAGCTGAGCATTTTAGATAGGAAAGAGATGCGAATGCTTGTGCATATATACAGCCCTAAACCAACTACTGCTTTTGTATAAAGGTACTGTTATAAACTATATACATTTAATATACACAAActatacaaatattttgtaCAGTTATTAATTTTTGCAGTAGTACTAGTTGTTCTTTAACTTTTTGCAGAAATGtagattttcagaaaatgtaggttactgaaaaatgtatttgaattaCATGATTAGAGAAAATAGGGTAAAACACAAAATCGCAAAGACTACCTCACTGCACCTCTTACTCACTTCAAAATAAGATTTTGAAATGCTATTGCAAAACAGTTCCAGAAATTCAAGTagctttctgcttctgaagCTTGAGATCCTGAGAACTGTCTGAACAATTCAATGAGAAATTGCTTATATAGTTATTTCtgaacagaaagtaaaaaacagGTTTATGAAGTTATAAtccaatgttgtttttttttcaatctgaaGCTTACATTCCTAACATTCTATacttttctcaaaacaaaagTGTTTTGTGTTGTAATTAACAACCAGCTAAATATAGTTATGTTTAGTCACATCCCAAAGGGCCCAAAGCATCAATCATTTTTGATATCCCAATGAGGGTTGTTATTTTCCTACCCTTCTCATACTTAGATTTTCAATTTGCCCTGGTTTCCCAAAACAAGTTCAGAGAAATCAGCTACAAAAAGGAaacccaaaagagaaaaatgaaacaggtATTTAGAGACATGTTAAGAATGTTGTAGCTCTAATTTCCACTTTAACAAAGAGCTTGAGAACTAACTTTACGAAGTTGCTTTTCTCTTAATTCACGGATATCTTTTCTTTGTCAAGATGCAAATAAGGTTTAAAAAAGCTATCAAAATGATTAAAAACACTTTACAAATCCATTTCTAACCAAAAGCAAACTGGAACCTAAACATGGCATCTGAATACACATGAGTACATCCCAAtttttgccttactttctctAAAAAAATCTTCCATGGAAAGAAGTATGCCCATTAAAACCTAGACAAGAACTGGAGCCTCTTTACACAGTAGACACAATCATTATAGAACATTCAATCACAACACTATCAGGTAAGTTAACAATAAATTGTAATTAAGTCAGTACTTTAAGAATGTGCATTTTATTTAGGTACACAAAGTGATGTCCACAAGgcaattttatattaaaaacagtCAGCAGCCACATAAAAATTATgtacaaaataaatttaatgtACAAAATACCTTAGGAGAATACAGTCCAAATACCAAAACTAGTATGTCTACGTAGTTTAATATTATCTTATTTATGCCCATATGCAAACACAGACACAAGTACTTTGCAATGTTAATACGTGAATTCCAAAACAACACAATTACCCGTATTGGACAAAGATACACACTAGCTGCAAAATGGGGGAGAAGAGAAGTTTTATACATCCATCAATAAAATAAGCTCACTGTTAAGCATAAAATAGACAGATTTAGTTAACAAGAATTCTAACATTCATTAAGCAGAAACACTTCAGAGCAAGGCCCAAACACAGACTTCTTATACAAAAATGCCATGTACCATAATATCATGCAGTATTCTAAGGCAATGAAACCTCTCACTAATGACGTAAACCCAGTTCTCAGTATTGAAATTaaggaataatgaaagaaattattaaaatacctagttcatttaaaaagcaaatgtaacACATTACCTTTTGCTTATAAAAACAGAACTGTAAAATTTTCTGGGCATGGAAATAAATAATCTCTACTGAAAACTAACTGGAATTCAGGTTTATCCACCACTGAGGCACCTCCGCAGCATTCAGCCTGCAGCTCTGTACTAATTCAAGGTTCACTTCAGGATTCAGGATtgcaaactgaagaaaaatccCTCCCCTACTTCTTATACACCGAACAGCATGTATTGCTTCTTTAAGATCATGAACAATACTCACacaaacacaaattaaaaagtatttatatattaaaatctTGCTACCTAACAAGATTTAAAGTTGTTTAATAACGTATCAACCCCACAGTAAGATCTCTGATAAATTTATAATTCTGATGCTCTTTGGCTTCAGTCACTTATTCAGACTTGAATATGCATGAAGCCTATGGCAAAACTGAGCTCCAGGTAGCACACATTGCCACTTACTACTTGTACATACTTCCCAATGGAATCATAGGACATACACTCAGGTCTATGTCCAGTTCAAGctcaaaaattattaaaaatgctaAGAAGTTTTACGAAAAGAAGAACAGACACAGGAATGTGAAAACAGACCAAAACCAAAGAGAAGTTCAACAAGAATAAGAGAgatttaaataggaaaaaaaagaagctaaacACGCAAGTACTAGAAATCTCTACCTACATTAATTAGAGCCTCAAGAGTATTTCAAACATAAGCAAGCAAAAACAGCTAACAATGTACCAGGCATGACAACACCAAACTTTGCACTCATATTTTACTTATAAAAATTGGAACTTCTCTACTAGAAGCATACACACAATTTTGGAAAAACTGAACTTCAATTATACAATCTCCAAACAGGACATTTTTCCTCAGTGGGAAAAATAAACTTGGCCTTTAAAGCAGTGGGAAGTTAATATCTGGACTAACGCCAGAGAAGCTAACCGCTGAAAAGCATTTCATAGCagtaaattctgctttttggaCAAAAAGACTAATTAACAAAACAACCAGTATACAATCAGTTTCAGCTGGATTTCCACAGGAACTCTTCTGAAGAAATCAATCAATTACGCTTCTGCTCATGAACTTCTCAGATCACAGTATGTACACAGGATTCAATGTTTTAAGGcactcaaaataaataaagatggTCATGACTAGATTAACACATTAACTAGAACATAAACAATGCAGCACTGACATTATAGAAAACTTTTATTAGTAAGGGTAAGAAACATTAATTTCATTCAGGAGGTCAGAGGTCAAACTGCTCATAGTCCTAAATGACAACACCATCAACTagacaaacaagcaaaatatgTACAACATGAAATTTGTACCTGAGAGGACTGGAacgttttatttttatttaaaacaaaattgtaGTCCAACCTGAAGTTGTGAATCAGCCTAAagttttttgtctcctttttgaCGTAACATGCTCAACAAAAATTAGATTAGAACTAAATTAAAATTGTATCTACTGTTCCATACTAGCTGCCAAGTTTAGCATGAGTAAGTGTATGGTAGTATATGAACAACCATTTTTCTAGTTGCAGCAGTACGTTTATTGCACTTATTGCTGTTCAGGATCTAAAATACTGACTTTGACACTGGAAATACATCAAAAGTAGTTACACATACTAAAAGGAAAGTTGAAACATACACGCAGTTACTAATTTTACTAAAAGGGGCACCAGAATCCAGTCATTATCAGCTCAAAAAATACGTCCAGAATGTCCTGATTCTGATCTTCCATCTAAAGACTCAAAGTAACAGCAATGGGTacaaagagaagaggaaaacatatTTCCATTACTAAAGGAAGCTTTCTTCAAAACAGACAACAGGCAGACACAAACACTTCTGCTTTGCCtgactttttttccattgaGCAGAGACTCTCATGCTAAAGTTGAAAGAATTGTTATTCCAATACTTTTCTGAAAAACTTGACAATAAACCACAGAATCCTAGTGAAATTTCTCATGAAACCCATGCAACACGTATATACCCACAAAATAgctgttttaaaattctgaatacCACATTTTGACAGTTGATTGGAGGGGGGGCACACAATTTTAATTGCTTGCTTCCCTGCAAATTTGGTCCTACTATACATGTCCTACCGTGATTAAAACTGTCAAAACCTGAGGTTAGTGAGGCTTTTAAAAACTATAGATATTTCTGTTGCAATATTGTAATCAGtataaaaacagaataatgaCATTGACTGGAAATACCAATTACAAAACTAGCAGTTTAATAACATACCTTATCAGAAAATCTAAGAACATTTAATAAAACAGTCGTAATATAAACCGAGGTTCCCACTCCCCAAACTATACACCATGTAGCAAAACTAAATTAcattacaaaataataatttagtgTTCTTCCCCATGAACTGTATCTTCAACACCTAGAGAGATGTTTCAAGAAGTCTAATGGTGTTTATGGAATTTTGTGCATGCAATATCCATATACTAAAGTTCAAGACTTtgcaaaagttaaaaatgttaaattgtCAGTGAAAATTAggcaaaaataaagatattcaGTGCAACGGCTTAGAAGTCCACATACAAATTTTTTACTAAACAGTGAGAACTGTAAtatatcaattaaaaaaataaaatcaattctGGATTATAAATAGGTCCTacataattaattattttttaaaatataccaaGATATaaacactgatattttttttttccttactacTCTCttgtaaatgcttttttttggCTGGCTTTCACAATATCATCAGGAGATGCTGATTTGAAATCAAATGGTGTTATGGCTATTATAGGACCAGTTTCCTTGGGTTTTATGTCTTGTACTTGCCTACTGTACAGGAAAGCTTTATGTATACCAAGTGTGCGGCGCTTACAGCCTTTTGGAGGATAATGGAGACACAAGGttaaagcaaaagctgaaggTCTCGCACGAAGTGCCTTCATCCATGAAAGGGACAAATCCTGCCTCTTAGGAGTAAgccctcttttattttttttatttgttttggcaaaaccagaacattttccttgtttttcttttaaaagtttggTTTCAGGGCTTAAGATATTTGACTGTCCtaccacatttttttctgcagatacATTTGCACTTTTTACAAGGACACTTAAATCAATGTTGGTTCTTTTAGGGGGGCTCAATTCAGTTACATTGAGCAGGGGGAAGTCCATCTTTTGTTGAGTTTTGTCTGTTTCAATAGTCTCTGCTATTAAATCCGAGAGTGATAAATTCTCAACCTCCTTTAGTGGAGAAACTTTAGAGAGggcaagagaagacaaagatACTGTTAACTCTGGCATCCCACCTGAAGTTTGGGGCTGACTTACTAGTTGTGACAATGGTGAGGTTCCCAAATTCATATCAGTGAGACTTGCTGTTGATTTGGTATAAAGATCAGCCAAAGAATAAGAGTGGCTGGCACTGCTTTCCTGGTGCTCCTGAAGTAAGTCAGCCAATGATGTACTCGCAGACCTTAACACTGGCAAAGCAGCCATGTCTGAAGAGGGGCTTTCTTGTCTTCTATTTTGCGCAAGTGAAGAAAACTTTTCAAGAAGTTCATTCTTTCTGTTTACAGTGTGACTCACTTCTTTATCAAGAGCCAATTTTCCTAAAGCACTTGTTAAACATGGAGGACCATAAAAATTTGCTTTACTATTACAGTCAGAAGTATTTGAGGAAAGAAGAGGAATGCTGTCTTCAGGACTGAGAGAATCAGAAACCACATTCTGCATCAGCAAGGATTTCAAGTCCTGTGTTTCCTTGCATTCCAACTTCTTAAAGGGAGAATTTCCAGATGGGTTACTTCCTATGCTAAAATAAACATCTTCACTGTCAGGAATCAAACTTACTGCATTAGCATTTTCTGACAGTTGATTCTCTGCCTGTTTATTTACAAGGTCACAAAACGATCCTTTACACAAATCATCACTGAAAGAAGATGACAGAGCAAATGAAGAGGATTTCAATCCTTTCCTTTCAGATGAATGTCTATTGGATTTTTCAGCATTAAGGAACATTTTGTCATTTGTATTTAAAGAGTAACAAGCTGAACCACTTTCGGCTGTCAAGTTTCCAAACCCAGGTTTGTTGGAGTTCCCAGCAACATTTTCTACTGCACAAGAGAAACTGCCTGTATCGATACACATTTCTGGACAACAAAGTAAGTCTCCTTACCTTACAGTAGCCAGTAATTTTCATATGGAAGTGAAGTCACAATGAAAtttccgttttttttttttagagttgacagcagcaacaaaaaaaaaaaaaatcaagaagaaacatgaaaagGCATTTAATTACTAAGTGTTATTCCAAGATATGCAATGTCTTACAACTAAATTACAGGTATCTACTGAAATACCTAAGAAACTTTAAGAATCAGCAAAGAATGCCAGTAAAGGTTACAAAGATTTAAgcgtaattttttaaaagttactgtaCATACACTACCAAAAAAAGGGAAGTATTGGGCATGGGAGATGTCAGTTCACCAAAGAAATAACAGACCTGCATAAAACTCAAAGATATCTGACTTTTAGGACGTTTTCATTCAGTTAAGTCATATCAGAAATAAGAGAATTACTGTGAACTGCAGATGGTTGCAGCTTGAATTTAAGCTGACAGTGAGATTTTGACTTCCAGCTTAAGAAAAGCTACTGTTTTCTTTACATGTTTTTAGAATATGGAAATAgaagagtaatttttttaattttctaataaATAACTAATGCAATGACAAGCATCTTTACAGCTTGTAAAGCCAAAATTAAACTGTACATAGAAATGAATCATCTTGAATATAAACAACTAAATAGCAGTATACCTTTTGTTGTCTTTCCTACAATCACAGCATCCTCGTTCTTGTTCTTCACATTTTGCTTAGTGCCTTGTGAAAGCACAAGATCCAAAGCCTTCTGTACATCAAATTTACTATCCAGTACCGCTTGCACCATTGTTTCCTCTGGTACAGACTCTGCCAAAACTTCTCTCATTTGATCAAGGCATGAATTAAGACGGGCTAAAAGAGACATGTTATACTGTTATGCTTACTGTTATAAGCTGCaccaaaaaaaagtcttaagtGGCCTAACCACTAGCACAATACATCTGATTAacaaaaacaggagaaaaatatcacAGCAAGACATAAAAtcttcagaaattaatttcaatcTCACTCATGGCCATGATAAACTTTGCCTCCAAACCCCACAGAATATTTGACCAATTTCAGATATTGCTACAAGGAACATACCACTGATTATTAGTCTATAAAGCCTCACTACTGAAGTACTTTGATGTTGTAAAATTAACTGTCTTCACTGCCgagaagaaatacaaataatcaCCTTAAAAGTCCAGAGTAATTTAGTAAATCAACATGGAATCCCACTGAACACTATATTTTAAGTGTTTACAGATCCTATAATTAGCATCCCAAGTAAAACATCATTTTCAGGAGCCTCAGGCCTTAAAAATTGAAAACTCTGGACCAAGACACCAGGTTTGAAACAACCTTCAATATTTACCTTTCCTAAAACTGTAATATATTTTTTggctgataaaaaaaaatttattcgGAGCATATTTCTGCAACTCGTGTAAGCCCTGACTAAGACAGGTTGCTTAAGTCTTGACTTGCCACACAACAAGAGACTGAAAGTTTACCAGGATGCCACTCACTGGAAGTTGTGTGATCGGACATAAAAatacaagagaacagaagaaaatcttCCTGCATGTCACAATTCCTGTCAGTTCAGATTTTAGAAAACAGGAACCAAAGAACAGGAGGACAAGT is a window of Columba livia isolate bColLiv1 breed racing homer chromosome 3, bColLiv1.pat.W.v2, whole genome shotgun sequence DNA encoding:
- the HBS1L gene encoding HBS1-like protein isoform X2, with the translated sequence MSRHRNVRGYNYDEDFEDDDMYGQSVEDDYCISPSTAAQFIYSRRDKPATFAEPLEEEYGYEGTDDTADYFTSNHQLTEVDRARLNSCLDQMREVLAESVPEETMVQAVLDSKFDVQKALDLVLSQGTKQNVKNKNEDAVIVGKTTKGDLLCCPEMCIDTGSFSCAVENVAGNSNKPGFGNLTAESGSACYSLNTNDKMFLNAEKSNRHSSERKGLKSSSFALSSSFSDDLCKGSFCDLVNKQAENQLSENANAVSLIPDSEDVYFSIGSNPSGNSPFKKLECKETQDLKSLLMQNVVSDSLSPEDSIPLLSSNTSDCNSKANFYGPPCLTSALGKLALDKEVSHTVNRKNELLEKFSSLAQNRRQESPSSDMAALPVLRSASTSLADLLQEHQESSASHSYSLADLYTKSTASLTDMNLGTSPLSQLVSQPQTSGGMPELTVSLSSLALSKVSPLKEVENLSLSDLIAETIETDKTQQKMDFPLLNVTELSPPKRTNIDLSVLVKSANVSAEKNVVGQSNILSPETKLLKEKQGKCSGFAKTNKKNKRGLTPKRQDLSLSWMKALRARPSAFALTLCLHYPPKGCKRRTLGIHKAFLYSRQVQDIKPKETGPIIAITPFDFKSASPDDIVKASQKKAFTRE